A genomic stretch from Bosea sp. F3-2 includes:
- a CDS encoding methyltransferase: MSEAGSALDREGFIRAHTRLLPVPHAAEIALHVAEEATELWQKTEEELAVIGLPPPFWAFAWAGGQALARYLLDHPQIVAGRHVLDFASGSGLVAIAAAKSGAARVEACDIDAFAVAAIGINAEANGVTVTARADDLIGRDEGWEVVCAGDVCYERDMAERVIAWLSALSARGATVLIGDPGRSYLPKGRLETVATYEVPVTRALEDAEIKRSSVWRLAG, from the coding sequence ATGAGCGAGGCCGGTTCGGCGCTCGACCGCGAGGGCTTCATCCGCGCGCATACGCGGCTTTTGCCGGTGCCGCATGCGGCCGAGATCGCCCTGCATGTCGCCGAGGAGGCGACCGAGCTCTGGCAGAAGACCGAGGAGGAGCTTGCCGTGATCGGCCTGCCGCCGCCGTTCTGGGCTTTTGCCTGGGCCGGGGGACAGGCGCTGGCGCGCTATCTGCTCGACCATCCACAGATCGTCGCGGGCCGGCATGTTCTCGATTTCGCCTCCGGCTCCGGGCTGGTGGCGATAGCCGCGGCAAAGTCGGGCGCAGCACGGGTCGAGGCTTGCGATATCGATGCCTTCGCCGTCGCTGCGATCGGCATCAATGCTGAGGCCAATGGCGTCACGGTGACGGCAAGGGCCGACGACCTCATTGGCCGTGACGAGGGCTGGGAGGTCGTCTGTGCCGGTGACGTCTGCTACGAGCGCGACATGGCCGAGCGCGTCATCGCTTGGCTCTCGGCCCTGTCCGCCCGTGGCGCGACGGTGCTGATCGGTGATCCCGGCCGCAGCTATCTGCCGAAGGGGCGGCTGGAGACGGTCGCCACCTACGAAGTGCCGGTGACGCGCGCGCTGGAGGACGCCGAGATCAAGCGCAGCTCCGTCTGGCGCCTCGCCGGCTGA
- a CDS encoding glycosyltransferase family 4 protein, giving the protein MPRPKLLFVATEDWFFASHFLPMARAARELGLDVAVIARERTHRRAIEATGARLIALEAERRSLDPRALVRQIGALRRLIAAEKPDILHCIALKPIALAGLAGKLAGIDRRVYALTGLGFLGARQGMLAATARFAAIAWLRGAIDGRQVRFLFENPDDPVTLGLDPQDVGKVALVGGAGVDPLILMPSPMPPAPPLKIALVARMLWSKGVDLAVEAVGLARAEGAKVELTIHGAPDPSNPKAIPEATLKEWAARPGINWAGPTRDIEGVWKGHHLCIMPSRGGEGLPRTILEAAACGRPILTTDVPGCRSFVRDGQDGMVVPADDAVALAKALTVFARAPGLAERMGANARARLLDGHTERDVMNAVKGLYQGLLATPATEKVA; this is encoded by the coding sequence ATGCCACGCCCGAAACTCCTCTTCGTCGCCACCGAGGACTGGTTCTTCGCCTCGCATTTCCTGCCGATGGCGCGGGCGGCGCGTGAGCTTGGCCTCGACGTTGCCGTCATCGCGCGCGAACGCACCCATCGGCGCGCCATCGAGGCGACCGGTGCGCGACTGATCGCGCTGGAGGCGGAGCGGCGCAGCCTCGATCCGCGCGCGCTGGTCAGGCAGATCGGGGCGTTGAGAAGGCTGATCGCGGCGGAGAAGCCCGATATCCTGCATTGCATCGCGCTGAAGCCGATCGCGCTCGCCGGTCTCGCCGGCAAGCTCGCCGGCATCGACCGGCGGGTCTATGCCTTGACCGGCCTCGGCTTTCTCGGCGCCCGGCAGGGGATGCTGGCCGCCACGGCCCGCTTCGCCGCGATCGCCTGGCTGCGCGGGGCGATCGACGGCCGGCAGGTGCGCTTCCTCTTTGAGAATCCGGATGATCCGGTCACGCTGGGCCTGGATCCGCAGGATGTCGGCAAGGTCGCGCTCGTCGGCGGGGCCGGGGTCGATCCGCTGATCCTGATGCCGTCGCCGATGCCGCCTGCGCCGCCGCTCAAGATCGCGCTCGTCGCGCGCATGCTCTGGTCCAAGGGCGTCGATCTCGCGGTCGAGGCGGTCGGGCTCGCCCGCGCCGAGGGCGCGAAGGTCGAACTCACCATCCACGGCGCGCCTGATCCGTCCAATCCGAAGGCGATCCCCGAGGCGACATTGAAGGAATGGGCGGCGCGGCCGGGTATCAACTGGGCCGGGCCGACGCGGGATATCGAAGGCGTGTGGAAGGGGCATCACCTCTGCATCATGCCCTCGCGCGGCGGCGAGGGCCTGCCGCGTACGATCCTGGAGGCGGCCGCTTGCGGCCGGCCGATCCTGACGACCGATGTTCCTGGCTGCCGCAGCTTCGTCCGCGACGGGCAGGACGGCATGGTCGTGCCGGCCGACGATGCCGTGGCGCTGGCCAAGGCGTTGACCGTCTTCGCTCGTGCGCCGGGTCTCGCGGAGCGGATGGGGGCGAACGCCCGTGCCCGCCTGCTTGACGGGCATACCGAGCGCGACGTGATGAACGCCGTGAAGGGGCTCTATCAAGGGCTTCTCGCCACGCCTGCGACGGAGAAGGTCGCATGA
- a CDS encoding S8 family serine peptidase: MLQSGFASRTVLMRCLAGAALLAWATALAPAVALAQTPAAAPQQPAANGADRSMRVPPGSWMQVRQQRAIVPAPEETRFVPDEVLFELAPNAEADVVLRRYGATLIARQRFELAGVTIIRAKLEAGRDLRAVLTQMGDDSSIAGAQPNFLFDLQQGMSTGPGATNASTAPATASSDASVPPAPGLRLGEPATAARGSAAVRRVLPPQYVVDKLRLGEARKLALGRGIRVGMIDSGVDMEHPEISGSVLAYLDAVDGLATPHAHGTSMATAIVAHGELQGIAPAARLIVARAFGGTQATSANGKSFQILTALEWVVQQRAKVVNLSFAGPQDRLLSKALAGAKERGVIAVAAAGNGGIRSAPLYPGADPSVIAVTATDADDKVFIDANRGSYVAIAAPGVDVLTAEPGGRYAFTSGTSIAAAHVSGLIALLLEKQPELDPDSARRILGESATDLGSKGRDPVFGAGRIDPAAALARVLPVATARP; the protein is encoded by the coding sequence ATGCTGCAATCCGGTTTCGCAAGCAGGACGGTGCTGATGCGGTGCCTGGCAGGTGCCGCATTGCTCGCATGGGCGACCGCCTTGGCGCCCGCCGTCGCCCTCGCCCAGACTCCCGCGGCCGCGCCCCAGCAGCCCGCCGCCAATGGGGCCGACCGTTCCATGCGCGTGCCGCCGGGGTCCTGGATGCAGGTGCGCCAGCAGCGTGCCATCGTGCCGGCCCCAGAGGAAACCCGTTTCGTCCCGGACGAGGTGCTGTTCGAGCTCGCGCCCAACGCCGAAGCCGACGTCGTGCTGCGTCGCTACGGCGCGACCCTGATCGCCCGCCAGCGCTTCGAATTGGCCGGCGTCACCATCATCCGCGCCAAGCTCGAAGCCGGTCGCGACCTGCGGGCGGTGCTGACCCAGATGGGCGACGACAGCAGCATCGCCGGCGCCCAGCCGAACTTCCTCTTCGATTTGCAGCAGGGCATGTCGACCGGGCCGGGCGCCACCAACGCTTCGACCGCGCCGGCGACGGCGTCTTCCGATGCGAGCGTGCCGCCGGCTCCAGGCCTGCGACTCGGTGAACCGGCGACGGCGGCGCGCGGTAGTGCCGCGGTCCGGCGCGTGTTGCCGCCGCAATATGTCGTCGACAAGCTGCGCCTCGGCGAGGCGCGCAAGCTCGCGCTCGGGCGCGGCATCCGCGTGGGCATGATCGATTCCGGCGTGGACATGGAGCATCCCGAGATCAGTGGCTCGGTCCTCGCCTATCTCGATGCCGTCGACGGGCTGGCGACCCCGCACGCGCACGGCACCTCCATGGCGACGGCGATCGTCGCGCATGGCGAATTGCAGGGCATCGCGCCGGCCGCCCGGCTGATCGTCGCCCGCGCCTTCGGCGGCACGCAGGCGACCTCGGCCAACGGCAAGTCCTTCCAGATCCTGACGGCGCTGGAATGGGTGGTTCAGCAGCGGGCGAAAGTGGTCAATCTCAGCTTCGCCGGGCCGCAGGATCGCCTGCTGTCCAAGGCGCTTGCCGGGGCGAAGGAGCGCGGCGTCATCGCGGTGGCAGCCGCCGGCAATGGCGGCATCCGCTCGGCACCGCTCTATCCCGGCGCCGACCCGAGCGTCATCGCCGTGACGGCGACCGATGCCGACGACAAGGTCTTCATTGATGCCAATCGCGGCAGCTACGTCGCCATCGCCGCGCCGGGCGTCGATGTACTGACGGCGGAGCCGGGGGGGCGCTACGCCTTCACCTCGGGCACCTCGATCGCGGCCGCCCATGTCTCCGGGCTCATCGCGCTGCTGCTGGAGAAGCAGCCTGAGCTCGATCCCGACAGCGCCCGCCGCATCCTCGGGGAGAGTGCGACCGACCTCGGCTCCAAGGGGCGCGATCCCGTCTTCGGGGCCGGGCGGATCGATCCCGCGGCAGCTCTGGCGCGCGTCCTGCCGGTCGCGACGGCACGGCCCTGA